GACGCTCCACCTCGACAACATGAACCCGATCACGATCGTGAACTGGCCCGAGGAGTCACGGGAGGGGATCCGGATCATCGCCGAGCACAATACCCCCGGCGACACGGCGGCGTTCGGCCTCGAGTCGGCCGATCCGGTCGTGATGGAGGCGAATTCGCTGAACGTCACCGCCGAGGAGTGTCTCGAGGCGGTCCGAATCGTCAACGAAGAGGGTGGCTGGCGGCCGGGCGGGCCGAGGGATCCGAGGCCCGCCGAACGCTCGAGCGGCGCAGCCGCGAGCGAGGGCGCAGACGGTCCGAGCCGCCTGCCCAAACTCCTGCCCGGGATCAACCTCGTCCACGGGTTGAAGGGCGAACGCGAGGAGACCTACGAGCACAACCTCGACTTTCTCCGGCGGGTCTACGACGAGGGGCTCATGGTCCGGCGGGTGAACATCCGGCAGGTGATGGCGTTCGCCGGCACAGAGATGTCAGACACCGGCGCGTCGATCGCCAGAGCGCACAAGAAGCTGTTCAAATCCTACAAACGACAGGTCCGCGAGGAGATCGACAATCCGATGCTCGAGCGCGTCGCCCCGGCGGGGACCGTGCTGCCGGACGTCCACCTCGAGTACCACCAGGACGGGAAGACCTTCGGCCGCCAGCTCGGCACCTATCCGCTGCTGGTCGGCATTCCTGGCGAACGGCCGCTCGGGGAGACGATCGACGTCGCGGTCGTCGACCACGGCTATCGATCGGTCACCGGCGTTCCCTACCCGCTCGATCTGAACGCGGCCTCGATGGACGAACTGACGGCCGTCCCCGGCGTCGGGAACCGCCGTGCCGGTGACGTCGTCGTGAACCGGCCCTACGAGTCGGTCGCGGAGGCGGGGCTCGACGCAGCCGTCGACCTCTCGCGGTTCGCGACGGCGAGCCAGCCGGAGGGGGCGGACTGACGGCGACGGCACCACGCTCGTCGGTGCATCGGTTCCCGGCACGTCGAACCGCCGTCTTTCGCCGCTGTGACGGGCGAAATCTGGTACTTGCCGGTAGTTCTAATATGGATGGGCTTCAGACAACACATAGAGGGTCTAACTGTGGAGATATCTGACAAACTCCTGTGTCTGTTCAGCACGGACGTCTCGGTCGAGGACGACCGGTACGTCATCGAAGTACCGCGCCAAGAGGTCGAAACCGGCGACATCGATCCGGACGAGGTCTACCGCGTCGCGCTCATCTCGCGTGAGAGCGCAGACAGCGACGTCAGCACGAGTTCGAGCACGACGTCTCGACGAACCAGTGCGCCGTCGGAGCCACAGCCACCGGTCGAGGTCGGCGAGACGCGCTACGTCGAGATCGAAGACATCGGCAAGCAGGGCGACGGCATCGCGCGCGTCGAACGGGGCTACGTCATCATCGTTCCCGGCGCCGAGGTCGGCGAACGCGTCAAGATCGAAGTCAGCGAGGTCAAGTCCAACTTCGCCGTCGGCGAGATCATCGAAGAAACCTTCTAGGGACGACCGCTTTTAACCGGGTCCTCGAGCGCCACCGGCGGCGCGAGGCCCTGGCGAAAAAGCTCGAGCAAAAACGCCCGCGCTTTCGCTCGCGCTGGGGAATCGGGAGCCGGTGCCGTCTCACTCGCAGGCCGAGATCGTCTCGAGGTACGCATCCGGGTCGTCGTGGAAACAGTCGCCGACGACGATGGCGTCCGCGCCCGCCTCGAGGATCTCACTCGCCTGCTCTCGGCTGTCGATGCCGCCGCCGTAGCACAGCGTCGTCTCCTCGAGGTACCGCGCCGCCGCTTCGACGTCTTCGGGGCCGCCGTAGGTTCCCGAGTACTCGACGTAAAAAATCGGGAAGCCGTAGAACGTCTCCGTCGCGAGCGCCGCGCCGGCGACCTGCGCCGGGGTGTACGTCTCCTCGACGCCCGAGACGGCGGCCGCCGCCGACTCGAGGTGCTGGACGACGTAGCCCTCGCCGAGCAGTTTGCCCGCGATTTCCGAGACCAGTTCTGTACCCTTCGAGGCGAGCAGGTCCCCGACGAGGGGGACGCTCGAGCCGACGAACGCGTCGGGTTGCCGTCCGAGTTCGGTGAAGAGGTCGACGTGCTTGCCGACGAAGTGCTCCCGGTCGCCGTTGTAGACCGCGGGGACGGCGACCGCGTCGACGCGGTCGATCGTCTCCCGGGAGACGTGGGCCGCGTCGTACGGCTCCTGGAAGACAGGGACGTTCGGGATCGCCGATCTGACGGCCTCGACCGCCTCGAGCGTGTTCTCCTCGGTGACGTCGTCGGAGCCGCCAACGAGTACCAGGTCGGTGCCCGCGAGTACGTCGAGGTCGG
This portion of the Natronobeatus ordinarius genome encodes:
- a CDS encoding radical SAM protein translates to MTDPETLDVTIVDGYVDEPAHFGVPPYVSTYPRYTAGALVDAGVPPERITYHTIDGLRDEPDRWRDVDEADLLIYIGGMTVPGKYVGGTPAEPDEVKRLAWTANGTSLMGGPVKFGVGEANEGAIETERQDLDFDFVAKGDVEAAAYDLVESGLEGFSNRMRDVDDVTRWAEQGAFVVEQHPNHPEYLIAELETSRGCAYRCSFCTEPLYGNPNFRPPETVVAEVNALSNHGVKHFRLGRQADILAYGGDGEAPNPDALRELYGGIREVAPDLETLHLDNMNPITIVNWPEESREGIRIIAEHNTPGDTAAFGLESADPVVMEANSLNVTAEECLEAVRIVNEEGGWRPGGPRDPRPAERSSGAAASEGADGPSRLPKLLPGINLVHGLKGEREETYEHNLDFLRRVYDEGLMVRRVNIRQVMAFAGTEMSDTGASIARAHKKLFKSYKRQVREEIDNPMLERVAPAGTVLPDVHLEYHQDGKTFGRQLGTYPLLVGIPGERPLGETIDVAVVDHGYRSVTGVPYPLDLNAASMDELTAVPGVGNRRAGDVVVNRPYESVAEAGLDAAVDLSRFATASQPEGAD
- a CDS encoding TRAM domain-containing protein, with the translated sequence MEISDKLLCLFSTDVSVEDDRYVIEVPRQEVETGDIDPDEVYRVALISRESADSDVSTSSSTTSRRTSAPSEPQPPVEVGETRYVEIEDIGKQGDGIARVERGYVIIVPGAEVGERVKIEVSEVKSNFAVGEIIEETF
- a CDS encoding heptaprenylglyceryl phosphate synthase — protein: MDVDWDAITHVTKVDPAKPLPADLDVLAGTDLVLVGGSDDVTEENTLEAVEAVRSAIPNVPVFQEPYDAAHVSRETIDRVDAVAVPAVYNGDREHFVGKHVDLFTELGRQPDAFVGSSVPLVGDLLASKGTELVSEIAGKLLGEGYVVQHLESAAAAVSGVEETYTPAQVAGAALATETFYGFPIFYVEYSGTYGGPEDVEAAARYLEETTLCYGGGIDSREQASEILEAGADAIVVGDCFHDDPDAYLETISACE